From the genome of Colletotrichum destructivum chromosome 10, complete sequence, one region includes:
- a CDS encoding Putative heat-labile enterotoxin, A chain, with protein MHTSSFILFFGLLASVVSAVTLYRGDSRGPKQIKDAGGFKSRADHDHAEGTLFEHVTKQLKHPMKNRYIPTTVDINEAKKQGDSKYLYHLNSDEIEEQIWDVAAEYEKAGKKYPYANEQEFAVEYHIPWEAITKVEKNVDGQWRAIKFSKRGVELFEENFFVD; from the coding sequence ATGCATACCTCTtccttcatcctcttcttcggccttCTTGCGTCGGTAGTGAGCGCTGTGACTCTCTACCGTGGCGATAGTCGTGGCCCTAAGCAAATCAAAGATGCCGGGGGCTTCAAGTCCAGGGCTGACCACGATCATGCGGAGGGTACATTGTTTGAGCACGTGACAAAGCAGCTGAAGCATCCCATGAAGAACCGATACATCCCCACCACGGTCGATATCAACGAAGCCAAGAAGCAGGGCGACTCCAAGTACCTCTATCACCTCAACTCTGACGAAATTGAGGAACAAATCTGGGACGTCGCGGCAGAGTACGAAAAGGCCGGCAAGAAGTACCCCTACGCCAACGAGCAGGAGTTCGCGGTCGAGTACCATATCCCCTGGGAGGCCATCaccaaggtcgagaagaaTGTGGACGGCCAGTGGAGGGCAATCAAGTTCTCCAAGCGAGGAGTTGAGCTCTTCGAAGAGAATTTCTTTGTCGACTGA
- a CDS encoding Putative CCAAT/enhancer-binding protein C/EBP: MSSGPSNGLSHWAHDSSTLPDEAGLLDDLQYQHHQQQQQHHQLQSSAAAGLPGADFGLFGPESVLDPTLAFLDPLDPSPWDTLSWTSPASATPHLGASPLDNSLGQPFPFIDTSPPTLFDTFPDPFPDTNNLFPPQLDPSFASSSSSGSNPNSNSNSPNQPPPLDMAAAYAAVSSGAPPPLLPPSRASPNTSDGRDSDVATPHADKILRRQRNTIAARKYRQKKVDRIDELEAMLKEMTRERDDLRIRLARQEAETEALKSIMRADAKK; this comes from the exons ATGAGCAGCGG CCCCAGCAACGGGCTGTCGCATTGGGCGCACGATAGTTCAACTTTGCCCGACGAGGCCGGTCTCCTCGACGATCTCCAGTatcaacaccatcaacaacaacaacaacatcaccaactacagtcgtccgccgccgccggcctcccgGGTGCGGACTTTGGGCTCTTTGGCCCGGAGTCCGTCCTCGATCCCACCCTCGCTTTTCTCGACCCTCTTGACCCGTCTCCTTGGGACACGCTGTCGTGGACGTCGCCCGCTTCCGCGACGCCTCACCTCGGTGCCAGTCCCCTCGATAACTCGCTTGGCCAAC CATTCCCGTTCATCGACACCTCGCCACCTACCCTCTTCGACACGTTCCCCGACCCCTTCCCAGACACCAACAACCTCTTCCCACCCCAGCTGGAtccctccttcgcctccagctccagctccggctccaACCCCAACTCCAACTCCAACAGCCCGAACCAGCCTCCGCCCCTGGACATGGCAGCAGCCTACGCCGCTGTCTCTTCGGgggccccgccgccgctgctgccgccctcccgcGCCTCGCCCAACACCTCGGACGGCCGGGACTCGGACGTCGCCACGCCCCACGCCGACAAGatcctccgccgccagcgcaACACCATCGCCGCGCGCAAGTACCGCCAGAAGAAGGTCGATcgcatcgacgagctcgaggccatgctCAAGGAGATGACGCGCGAGAGGGACGACCTGCGCATCCGCCTCGCGCGccaggaggccgagaccgaagCCCTCAAGAGCATCATGCGCGCGGACGCCAAGAAATAA
- a CDS encoding Putative NADH:flavin oxidoreductase/NADH oxidase, aldolase-type TIM barrel, NADPH dehydrogenase YqjM: MSTTHHNIQEKPDVPKGIVNEPAPGIPYFTPKQDPPAGTALLPEGQKDVPKLFRPLKLRNLVLQNRIALSPLCQYSAQDGHYTMWHDTHMGGIIQRGPGLACVEAAAVQARGRITPQDVGIWKDSQIEPLRRVVEFAHSQSQKIMIQLAHAGRKASTVAPWLSSGDVAGEDLDGWPEDVQAPSAIAWNEHHAQPKEMSTQDIEEFKKATGDAVRRAVKAGFDAIEIHNAHGYLLHSFLSPVSNTRTDKYGGSWENRVRLTLEIVELARSIIPDTMPLFLRISATDWLEEQKDIPASWTGDDTVRLAPLLAARGVDLLDISTGGNHPRQHPHVGPAYQAPFAIKVKEAVGSDMAVSSVGSIENAELANRLLEKDGLDLVFVGRGFQKNPGLVFAWADELGVQVNMPNQIRWGFGGRGKKSGRPATEIPELIGKL; this comes from the exons ATGTCGACCACCCACCACAACATTCAGGAGAAGCCCGATGTGCCCAAAGGCATCGTTAAtgagccggcgccgggtaTTCCCTACTTCACCCCCAAACAAGACCCCCCTGCCGGTACCGCGCTGCTGCCCGAGGGGCAAAAGGACGTTCCCAAGCTCTTCCGTCCCCTGAAGCTGAGAAACTTG GTCCTCCAAAATCGCATCGCGCTGAGTCCCCTGTGCCAATACTCCGCCCAAGATGGCCACTACACCATG TGGCACGACACCCACATGGGAGGCATCATCCAGCGCGGCCCAGGCCTCGCctgcgtcgaggccgccgccgtccaggcTCGCGGCCGCATCACGCCGCAGGACGTCGGGATCTGGAAGGACAGCCAGATCGAGCCGCtgcgccgcgtcgtcgagtTCGCCCACTCCCAGAGCCAGAAGATCATGATTCAGCTCGCCCACGCCGGCCGGAAGGCCAGCACCGTCGCGCCCTGGCTCAGCTCCGgggacgtcgccggcgaggacctcgatGGGTGGCCCGAGGACGTGCAGGCGCCCAGCGCCATCGCGTGGAACGAGCACCACGCGCAGCCCAAGGAGATGTCGACGCAGGACATTGAGGAGTTCAAGAAGGCCACTGGGGATGCCGTTCGCAGGGCCGTCAAAGCAGGGTTTGACGCGATTGAGATTCACAACG CTCACGGCTACCTCTTGCACTCGTTCCTCTCGCCCGTCAGCAACACGAGGACCGACAAGTACGGCGGAAGCTG GGAGAACCGCGTACGCCTGACCCTGGAGATC GTCGAGCTTGCCCGCTCCATCATCCCCGACACCAtgcccctcttcctccgcaTCAGTGCCACCGACTGgctcgaggagcagaaggacaTCCCCGCCTCTTGGACCGGCGACGACAccgtccgcctcgccccgctcctcgccgcccgcggcgtcgacctcctcgacatcaGCACGGGCGGCAACCACCCCCGCCAGCACCCGCACGTCGGCCCGGCGTACCAGGCGCCCTTCGCCATCAAGGTGAAGGAGGCCGTCGGCTCCGACATGGCCGTGAGCTCCGTGGGCTCCATCGAGAACGCCGAGCTCGCGAACCGGCTGCTGGAGaaggacggcctcgacctcgtcttcgtcggccgCGGGTTCCAGAAGAACCCCGGCCTCGTGTTCGCCTGGGCGGACGAGCTGGGCGTGCAGGTCAACATGCCGAACCAGATCCGCTGGGGTttcggcggccgcggcaaGAAGAGCGGCAGGCCTGCTACCGAGATCCCCGAGCTGATCGGCAAGCTTTAA
- a CDS encoding Putative NTF2-like domain superfamily protein, whose product MTYQSHSTPQNRSKVLSLSTAYFSSSFNFIIALMHLSARHIAKQIATHPETKSIAKQFQRNMASGTPSDTAKVQASADSNAPSFESIGIKNNSINQKSGVSLSQQQKVLVGSVLDLFEGNPTLKHLSLWSKNATFQDNITVAEGFDKYAAQWYGLPALFNPIKIQSHTVTSAGNPIELELKNSYTVKGVKTEQTMESIVQIQVGDDGKIVKVNDKWNNNLPDGAFSQALRKLNAVTVPAFVKVPKNEEEDQKLKAEREKQ is encoded by the exons ATGACATACCAGAGTCACTCAACGCCCCAAAACCGTTCAAAAGTCTTGTCTCTATCCACCGCATacttctcttcctctttcaacttcatcatcgccctcaTGCACTTATCCGCTAGACACATCGCAAAGCAAATCGCTACCCATCCCGAAACCAAGTCAATCGCAAAACAATTCCAGAGAAACATGGCTTCAGGCACTCCCTCCGACACGGCCAAGGTCCAGGCCTCGGCCGATTCGAACGCGCCCAGCTTCGAGTCCATCGGCATCAAGAACAACAGTATCAACCAGAAGTCCGGCGTCTCACTgtcccagcagcagaaggtGCTGGTTGGCAGCGTGCTCGAT CTCTTCGAGGGTAACCCGACCCTGAAGCATCTGTCCTTGTGGTCCAAGAACGCCACCTTCCAGGACAacatcaccgtcgccgaggggTTTGACAAGTACGCAGCCCAGTGGTACGGACTCCCGGCGCTGTTCAACCCCATCAAGATCCAATCGCACACCGTCACCTCGGCCGGCAACCCAATCGAGCTCGAGCTGAAGAACAGCTACACCGTCAAGGGCGTCAAGACCGAGCAGACCATGGAGAGCATCGTGCAGATCCaggttggcgacgacggcaagatcgtcAAGGTCAACGACAAGTGGAACAACAACCTCCCCGATGGCGCTTTCTCTCAG GCTTTGCGGAAATTGAACGCCGTCACCGTGCCGGCGTTTGTCAAGGTTCCCAagaacgaggaggaggaccagAAATTGAAGGCCGAGCGGGAGAAGCAGTAA
- a CDS encoding Putative ureohydrolase, which produces MVEIHRLGTAALAVQCLAHCVTGQVLHHQKPTSGGQTFRETSIFRPPPNVLGSDHQPEPEFQLYDNFGKSAPMPGIATFAHLNWTNCFTAESDGVFDIGIVGMPFDLGVSYRPGQRFGPAAARTVSQRMGPSISYSMAHDMLNPFRSWATVVDCGDIANSLFDKFEAVQELGQGLGRMASRVPKTTEKGDNVRLITIGGDHTITLPSLRALHSVWGEVAVIHFDAHLDTWNPRQWGGGVNKYDKITHGTLLHFAHEEGLLKNDSSIHVGVRALLFDETEDLRHDAECGFQTVMAADIDSVGVAAIVERIVERVGDSPAYVTIDIDVLDAAFAPATGCTEIGGWTTRELAAVLRGLSAAGVRIIGADIAELSPVYDNVAQTTATTVAQLVFEILVWMVRVPVKTKSTWTNLEL; this is translated from the exons ATGGTTGAGATACATCGACTTGGTACCGCAGCACTGGCGGTCCAGTGCCTGGCCCATTGCGTGACAGGCCAAGTTCTGCACCATCAGAAGCCGACTTCCGGGGGACAGACCTTTCGGGAGACGTCCATCTTCCGCCCGCCACCCAACGTGCTCGGGTCAGATCATCAGCCGGAACCCGAGTTCCAGCTTTACGATAACTTCGGCAAGTCTGCGCCCATGCCTGGCATAGCAACGTTTGCCCATTTGAATTGGACCAACTGTTTCACCGCCGAAAGCGATGGCGTGTTCGACATCGGGATAGTGGGCATGCCGTTCGATCTGGGCGTAAGCTACCGGCCTGGTCAGCGGTTCGgtccggccgccgcgagAACTGTTTCGCAGCGCATGGGACCCTCCATCTCATACAG CATGGCCCATGATATGTTGAACCCCTTTCGGAGCTGGGCTACCGTCGTTGACTGTGGCGATATTGCCAATTCTTTGTTTGATAAGTTCGAAGCGGTCCAAGAGCTGGGTCAGGGTCTCGGCAGAATGGCATCCAGGGTCCCCAAGACCACGGAAAAGGGCGACAACGTGCGCCTCATTACTATCGGCGGCGACCACACCATTA CCCTCCCGTCCCTCAGAGCGCTCCATTCCGTGTGGGGAGAGGTGGCGGTCATTCATTTTGATGCCCACCTCGACACGTGGAACCCGCGACAGTGGGGAGGCGGTGTGAACAAGTACGACAAGATCACACACGGGACACTGTTGCACTTCGCCCACGAGGAGGGCTTGTTGAAGAACGACAGCAGCATCCACGTCGGTGTTCGTGCTCTGCTTTTCGATGAAACCGAAGACCTCCGTCATGACGCCGAGTGCGGGTTCCAAACCGTCATGGCGGCTGACATTGACTCCGTCGGGGTTGCAGCCATTGTCGAGCGCATCGTGGAAAGGGTCGGCGATAGCCCTGCATATGTGACGATCGATATCGATGTACTCGACGCCG CTTTTGCCCCTGCTACGGGGTGCACTGAAATTGGAGGATGGACCACACGAGAGCTGGCGGCCGTCCTCAGAGGTCTCAGTGCCGCGGGGGTCCGCATCATCGGTGCAGATATAGCAGAGCTGTCGCCCGTCTACGATAACGTTGCGCAGACGACGGCCACCACGGTAGCGCAACTTGTTTTTGAGATATTGGTGTGGATGGTGAGAGTCCCGGTGAAGACAAAGTCTACATGGACGAACCTCGAGCTTTGA